The DNA sequence GCAAGGTGAGACTCGGCGATGACGACAACGCCGCTGACCCCTTGTGGATTGTAAGAGTGGAAGACCGCTTGCACGATGGTCGCGCCACAAGCATTGGCGGCGTCCATCATGATATTTTGAATGGTGACCGGATCGCTGAGGCGATCCACATCGCAATGAAAAAACTCAGCCAGAATATGACGACCCAGAGCTCTCAATTTGCATAAACCCTCCATCGGGCGGTATTGACCCTTAACGCGTGGGACCTTCCAAAATATTGACACGCGAAAACCAAAACTACCAGATCCTCACCCTTCCCGCCAAGCGAAAAATCACCCAGGACCGCGATTGATAACCCTACTCATATCAGGGTGTTGCCGGAGCCAACAAAATGGCTTGGCTGTCCAATCGATCCGGAACCGGAACGCTGAGGAGATTGAGCACCGTGGGGCAGAGATCCCCGATTTGAGGCTCCCGTTCCTCTTGGAACTTCCAGTTGGAAAAGAAGATCCCTTTGACAAGCTCCGGCGACAGACTGCAATGGTCGCCGCTCCATTTGTCGGTATGAATTTCGAACAAGTCTTTTGGAACGCCCCCGAGGGATGTTTGCCATGAGACCCGATACCCCAGGTTGTTCCCTGCGCGGAGGTCGGGGATCAGGTTGGCATCGAAATCCGAGTAGATATCTTTGCGGTTAAAGACCTTGTGGACGGGGCATATCCCCGTTTCAGGATCGACGAAAGCCTCGAGCTTCGCCGTAATTTCAGCGCAGAGCTCCTCATACTCGGCCCCCGGCGTCACGATCCCATTCGCTTCCCGCCCCAAGAGGTTGATATAGATGCAGCCGAGACCCAAGGCGTAGGCCCGGGTCCGATCCCAATCCACATTCTCCCAGAAGGTGCCGGAGACAAAGAGATCATCGAGATTTTTCAGATCGGAATCGGTATCGTTTTTAAGCGCCAAGAAACCATTTTGCCGCAGCCAGGTGTTGATATTGAAAGACCATTTCCATGTGGAGAAACCATGATCGGAACAGATCAGGATCGCGCCGTCCTCCGGCAACCGATCCATGGTCCAGCCGACAATGTCATCCATCTTTTGATAGGCCACCAAGATCGCATCGCCGAATTTGTCGGCGAGCTCCTTGTTATAGGCCGGGTGTTCTGTATCCATCAGCCTCCAGAACATATGGGCGACCCGGTCGGTAAAGTAGAAGACTTGTACATAAAGTTGCTCGTCGGGGGTTTCCAGGAATGTATGTAGAATTTCTTCGAACTTGGCGACCGTGACGTCGTACGTGTCATGAAGGAAGGCGTCTTCGTCTATGACCTCTTCATCCATCGCCCAGGTGTCGAGCGCCCACCCGAGTGTTTTCCAATAGCCGATCTCGTCATAGATCTCTTTGGAGAAGCCGCTGGGGTAAGTGATATCAAAGACAGGGTCCTTGGGGTCAAAGTTCACCGAAGACATGTAGAGTTTAAAATCCGGCTCCATGCCGATCAGATAAAACCGGCTGATGCCGCGGACTTTAATAAGGGAGTTAATCGGGAATGTTAAAGGGACCCAGTCGCTCCAGCCGCCCGGCTGCAGCTGGATTGATTTTCCGGCGACCTCTATCGTTGTCGTTTTTTGGTCCCAGTCAAAACTCAGGGACAGTGGAATATCTATCTCGGGTGGTTCCGGGAATAATTTGTTAAAGGGTCCGTACAGGAATGTCTCGACCGATTCGACGCCGGGATAAACATCCAACGGAATGACCTTTCCGCCCTTTTCTGTGTTCGTTTCGAAATCAAATATCTCGGATGTGTAATAAGAATAAGTGCCGAAGGTGCCACGGATATCGGGAACGCCCAACCCTGAGAGTATCCGCCCGTTGGGGTAGGGACCCGGGGGAAAAGAGGCGGGGACGCGGATGACGGTCGATTTGATTTGGTGTTGCCCGGCGACATCCCAAAAGGGAATTCCCTGGCGGTTGTTGACCGGCAGGGGTTTTTTCACCGGGATATTCTCTGCGATGAAACCGCTACCGAAGACGTAGACGGCCGCGCCAAGGATCAGGGCGATGGGAAGGACGATCAGGAAACGGCGGATAATTATCAATCCGAGGATGAAGAGAACGAGCGCGACGGCTCCGCCGGCAATAAGCCCCAATATCTTCGGATTCTTTTCGCCATAGAGGAAAGGTTCTTCCTTTAGGGAGATCATGGCGAAATCAGGGAAATAGGTCCGGGGGTCTCTCTTTAAAAAGTCAAAGATCGTTGTTCGTCCGGGATCAAGACCGGTGGCGAAGGTTGACCAGGAGACTGGTGTCTGGGGTGGATTCGTCGGCAGAAGCCTTGAATAACTGCCCTCCTTCCGGAGGCGATCGAGATGGGGCAGCAGGCCTTCATCCATCCATTGCTCCACGAGCCTCGCGTCGGCCCCATCGAAGCCAAGGACGACCACCTTGGACGGCGGAGAATCGCCGGCTCCCTGGAGTTGTACAAAAATAGGAGGCAACAAAACCCCAAGAAGGAGTAGGGCCGCCAATACGGTCAATATTCCTGAACGCTTCATTCGTTCTGTCCCCCTCACCGAATAAAGACTCGAGTCAACTCAGAGATCTAAATATGGAATGAAAAGAAGATCCCCCTTAATCCATCGGCTCTCTGAAAGCCGGCCCCATCCATCGATGCAGGTTTTCCCAATATAGGTCGACGTTATGGGGAAAGGAATTGTTGTTTCCTAACCCACAATACTATCATTTAGTTATAGTTCCAGTCCAGATCAGCCTGATCTGTGGTGCGATAGCGGAGTTTCGAAATCCCCCTCGGGAGGAGGAGAAACGTGCTGAAAGTCCCCGGTTCCAGAAACCGGCCCCGAGGCCTAACCCGTATGAGGCATCGCGGGCGCCTCCGGATTTCGGGGATCCTCTTTCTACTGCTGGCCCTGGCCGTTCAGAATATCAGCTCATGGCTCACCTATCAGGCGGTTCGTCGTTCGCTCGATACCCAGTTGGGGGAGAGGCTGCTTGCCGTGGCGGGGGCCGCGGCGGCCGGATTGTCACCCGATGGGGTGCGGTCGGTCAGCAGCGAGGGTGAGGCTTCTCCCCACTGGTCTGAATTTCAGGAACGAATCAACCGAGTTTCAGAACAGACCCTTGTGGGGAACATCTTTCTCTTCGACACCGAGAAAAGAAACCTCTTCGATCGGCGGGAGAGATTTCCCCTGGGCTTTGTTAATCCCCTGCTGGATCTCCACTATGCCCCAGTGACGGCGGCCCTGGCCGGTGTGCCGGCGGCGACCCCTCTCTATCAGGTGGGGTCGGTTTATCTCAAAGCTGGTTTTGCTCCCGTTTTGGACGGCCACGAGGTTGTTGCTGTCCTGGGCGTAGAAGGAGATGCCGCCTTTTTCTCGGTTTTAGCCGATCTGAAACGCACCTTCCTCTGGACCGGATTGCTCGGCTTCCTCAGCATGCTGGTGCTCGGCTTCCTCTTTCTCCGCGTCCTGCGTGGATTGGGCAAGGCTGAGGATACGGTGGCCCAGACATCGGCCTTGGCCGTCGCCGGGGAGTTGGCCGCCATGGTGGCGCACGAGATTCGAAATCCTCTGGCTGTGATCCGCTCTCGGGCCGAACGGGTGAAGGCAAAAATCGATCGCGGTGCGGACCGGGAAGAGATCCTCGAGTGGTTTGAGGTCATCCCCAAGGAAGTCGATCGACTCAATGCCGTCCTCTCGAATTACTTATCCTTTGCGCGGCCCGCGGCCGAGGAAGCCCCTGGCGGCCGCGTCGTTGTGGCGGTGGAAGCGGTCCGCGGATTGATGGAAGGAGAGTGTGCGCGAAAGGGAATAGAGTTGCGAATCAAGATGGCCCTCCCGCCGGATCTCTCCGTGACCCTCCCAACACACGACATCCAGCAGATCCTGGTCAATTTGCTCCTCAATGGCGTGCAGGCGATGGAGACGCATGGAGGAAGGCTCGACATCAGCGCCAGGTTGGTCAATGAGGAGGTCCGTCTTTGCGTGAAAGATACCGGTCCCGGATTTGATCCCCGTCTTGCGGAGACGATCTTTGATCCCTTTTATACATCAAAGACCGCCGGTTCAGGTCTGGGTCTTGCCATCGTGAAAATGCTGGTTCAGAGGGGAGGCGGGACGATTCGCGCCTCGGCCGCCAAGGAAGGGGGCGCTCTCTTCGAGGTCGCTCTTCCGGCTCTCTCAGCGGAGAATGGGTGGGTAACGAAGGATGATGATGAAGAAAGATAATGAAGGGCGATGATGAAAAGGGGTTAAAACCATGAGTCCGGCAGGTCCATTCCAAATTCTGGTTGTTGATGATGAGGTGGAGCTTCTTAAAAACCTGAAGGACCTCCTCTGTGATCAGGGATATCTGGTCACCACGGCCGCATCAGGCCCTGAAGCCGAAGAGAAACTCGCCGGATCGGTTTTTGATCTCATCCTCACCGATTTGAAAATTCCACCCCCCGACGGATTGGAGCTTCTCCGCCGGATCAAGGAGAAGGACCCCGAAACGGCCGTTATTCTCATGACCGCCTTCGCATCCCGTGAAACGGCCCGCGAAGCGATCCGGGATGGAGCTCAGGACTACATAGAAAAGCCATTCTCCGAGATGGAGGTTCTCTACCGTATCGATCGGATTCGGGAACGCTGGGGTCTGAAGAATGAGCGGGATATCCTGGCCCGACGTGTTGAGGCTCTCATAGAGGAGACCTCGGCCGGTGAGCGAATGGAGGGTCTTATCGCCCGCGCCCCGATCATGAGTGAGATTTTCTCCCTTGCCCGCCGGGTGGCCGCAACCGATGCCACAGTCCTCTTGCAGGGGGAAAGTGGGACGGGGAAAACATCCCTCGCTCGAGCGATTCATGCCGCCAGCCCCCGAAAAGAAGCCCCTTTTCTTCGTCTCAATTGCGGCGCCATTCCAGAAAGTCTCATTGAATCGGAGCTCTTTGGTTACACCAAGGGGGCCTTCACCGGGGCGGTACAGAACAAGGCCGGTTTGCTCGAAGCGGCCGATGGCGGGACCTTGCTCCTCGACGAGATTGGTGAACTCCCCCAAAATGTCCAGGTCAAGCTCCTGCAAGTCATGGAGGAAAAGAGCTTCATTCCCGTCGGGGGTCTCCGACCCCACCAGGCGAATGTCCGCTTTATCGCCGCCACGCATCGGAATCTGGAGAAGGCGGTGGAGGAGGGCGAGTTCCGGGCGGATCTCTTCTACCGGATTCATATCTTCCCTATCTACATCCCCCCGTTGCGCGAGCGGAAAGAAGATATTCCCCTCCTTATGGAACGGTTCTTGAAAACTAAGCAGATAGAATCGGACCGGATCACGCCTGAGGCGATGCGGAAGCTTTTGTCGCATTCGTTTCCAGGGAATGTGAGAGAGCTGGAAAACATACTGGAGAGAGCCTTGATCCTGGCCGGAAGCCAATCGATCGACCCCGAGCATCTGCCGGGGGTGACATCAGCAGAAGGCAAAGGGTTCCATAGTGATAAGCACCTTTTCCGTCTGCCGGATGAAGGTCTCTCACTAGAAGCCCTGGAACGGGATCTCATCATCCAGGCCCTGGAGAAGGCGGATGGGAACAAGTCCCGGGCCGCACGCCTCCTCGGTTTGACGCGGAGAACACTCTATTCAAGGATGGAGAAGCATAATTTAAAATCTTGATGAGAATGCACCTATGGGGTCACCGTCACGTACCGCGGGGTTCATCCCGGAAGGCAGAAGAGGAGAGAAAGATGAGAGGCCATATAAGAATCATCCTGGCTGTCGGGCTTCTCGTCGCCATCTCGACGACGCCTCTTGCGGCCGTCCCCCCCCCTCACCCCTTGAGCGCTTCAGGAGGTATGAAGGAGACCGAGCAGGTTCTCCTTCAAACCGACCGGGTTATCGAAAGGGCCCGCGATCTTGTTCGGGATGCCGGTTCCATCCAAAGGACGGCTGTCGCCATCCAGGCCGAAGCCTTCATGGATAGAGCCCAACAATCCCAGCGGGATGCCTGGGGAGACTTTCGCCGGCAGCGCTGGGCTCAGGCAGCCAATATCTCGCTGAAGGCGAGGGAATATGCACTGAAGGCGATTGAGCTTTCACAGGTTGAATTCAAGGCACACGAAAGCCTGGTCACCCTGTTGGAGCAGACTCGGGAAATGGCGGTTGAAGCAAAGGCGGAGATTCGCGAGAGCGGCCGGCCTGAAGCCATCCAATGGCTGCAGACGGCGGAAGACCAGCTCCGACGGGCTCAGGAAGCCTACCGGGAGACACGGTTGCGGCAATCGATACGTTTCGCCGTCGTGGCGCGTGATCTGATCCGCCGAGCGCTGGATGCCTCCCGCGGCAGCGGACCCGACGAGGTGGGGCGAGTCCGATCGGATCTTGAACAAACCGATGGCTTGCTCCTGGAGGTGGAGGCGTCACTCCGAGAAGGATTGGGGGGATCGGATCTCCAAACCATGGTACAGCGGGCCAAAGAGGTCCAGGATCGCTCGTGGAGGGCCTATCGGGATGGAAAACCGAAGCAGGCGTCGCGTTTAACAAATATCGCCCGCGAGCGCGCCCTGGCCGTTCTGCTTCATCTCCAAGCCGCCCCCGACCCACAGGATTTGCAGGCCAGTCTGAACCTGCTTTCCTCGCTCTACGAGTCGATTCAATCGGCGGCCGCATCAGTGGATGATGAATCCATCCGCCAACTTCTCCTGCGTGGCCGGGAGCATCTCCTGAAAGCGGAGCGGGAGATGGCGGCTGGCAAGATAGAACGGGCCCTCAATGAGGCGCGGGCATCGGAAGCACTCCTCCGCGAGGCATCCGAGCGGATCCCGTCGCCGTAATCCCGGGGTGACACGGCGCCATCCAACCCCTGGGAACCGATATGGAACGGGAGAGCATCACATTGTCTCAATCCCCGCCTCCGCGCAGACCCAGGTTCGCCCTTCCGATATATACTTTAACATTCCTCTTTGTCATTTTCGCCGGCGGAGGTCCGTCTGGTCCCTCGCATGCCGGTGAGTGGCGTCTCGAAGGGGATCTGGGCTTTGAGGTCGAGTCGGTGACCGAGACCTTCAGCGTTCCCGATACAATGATCGATACGGTTCATGTCGATCCGGACACGCCGATAGAAGAGCAATTGGAGTCGGTGCGGTTCCGAGACCACGACGCCCTGACGGACGGGCTGCTTCGACTGGAGCTGTCCTACCTCAATCCGGTCTGGGATCTCTCTTTCCAGAGCCGGCTGGCCACGGGTTCCGGGCGGACCCGCGAGATCCTTGAATGCGAAATGATCAGCAATCGCCCCCAAACGGGCCGGCTGATCCTGCGAAATGATTTTTATGGGCAATCGGGGGGGGGCGAGAGCCAGGACGGCTTTCAGAATGAGACGAGCCTGAGCTGGCATCCGCCTGGATTGCACGACGGATGGGATCTGCGCTGGCGCAATCGATGGGAGCATTCCAAGAGCTGGGGGGATTCCATAAGCCGTGTCTTTAATTATGACCGGGCTCGAACGGGGATGAGGCTTCGGAAGAATTGGGGATGGTCCCGAGAGCTTTGGCTCGAGTTGGAATGGGGTGGCAAATGGTTGGATGAAAGCACGGTGGGATCCTACAACTCCCTCATCACCCGAATGGGGACGGAGTTGAGCATGGCGTCAAACCTCCCTCTTTCCGCTACCTATTCATTTGAGCGGAGGCGTTATAAAGGCTCAAACGCCCTCACGAATTCGTTCCGGGAGCATATTCTGGATCTCTATATCACCCGCCGCGCCCTCGGAGAGTCCCATCTCGAATCCCGGATGAATTTCCACTATACAGACTATGACACGACCGGGACCATCTTTTTTGATAATGTTCAATGTGAAGGCTCGATCCTTCTCCGGCGTCACCTTTTTGGTGATTGGAGTTTAAAAACCGGGCCCGGCGGCGGGTGGCTCACACAGGTCGAATCGGGGGGCGCCGGATCGTATCAAACGGCCTACCTCCAATTGGAAGTATCTTATGAGCCGATACGACACGGCTGGTTCAATGCAACGACGCGCTGGGGACGCCGTGACTATACGGAGGCGTCATCGAGTCAGATTATTGTTTTCGAGGGTTATAACCTGAGTCTGGCTCGCAGCGATTACACTTTTGCAAGTCTCAGCCTGTTGGGCGACGTGGAGCTCGGCTGGGGTCTTTCCATCGAGGGGTTCCTCCAGTACGACCTGGAGTGGCATGATAGCGCCGATGATGATTTCAAGCTCTCGACCCTTACACTGAGGATAGCCCGCGATCTTTGACGATTAGCCCGGCAGGATCAGATGACTCGTGTTGACGCGGTTTTCTACCGATGACTATACTAGTCGAAGAGATCCATTGGACCGTCACTCCATAACCTCAACCCTCCAAAGAGTCCAATAAATGCTGGGTGGGATTCGAAGGCTGGTTTTACAAAACATCGGGTTGAAATTTACCTCACTCGTCCTGGCGATTGCGTTCTACCTCCATGTCTTCTCCATACAGGTCCAAGAGTTCTCGATGTCAATCCCGCTCCGGCTGACGGATATACCCAGCGAAATGACCTTGACGGGAGAGATTCCAGCCACCGTTGAGATCATGGTTCAGGGATCGGGAAAGGAACTCCTAAAGCTCCGCGCCCGCCGGTTGTGGACTCAAATCAGCGTGGCCGACGCGGGGGAGGGAAGGTTCCAGCGCCCTATCGTCGCCGGCGACATAAGCCTGCCCCCGGATATTGAGGCCCAGACGGTGGAGGTCATCCGTCCGAAAGTGCTGGACCTTGTCTTTGACCGGCTGGAGGAAAAGCGAGTGCCGGTCTTTCCCACCATCACCGGCGCCCCCTCATCCGGTTTCTTGGTCAACGGCCCGGTGCAGGTTGAGCCGGATTCGGTGACCCTGCGGGGTCCCCGCAGGCTTCTCGACCGGTGCGAGTTTTCCAGAACCCTGGATCT is a window from the Candidatus Eisenbacteria bacterium genome containing:
- a CDS encoding sigma-54 dependent transcriptional regulator, which gives rise to MSPAGPFQILVVDDEVELLKNLKDLLCDQGYLVTTAASGPEAEEKLAGSVFDLILTDLKIPPPDGLELLRRIKEKDPETAVILMTAFASRETAREAIRDGAQDYIEKPFSEMEVLYRIDRIRERWGLKNERDILARRVEALIEETSAGERMEGLIARAPIMSEIFSLARRVAATDATVLLQGESGTGKTSLARAIHAASPRKEAPFLRLNCGAIPESLIESELFGYTKGAFTGAVQNKAGLLEAADGGTLLLDEIGELPQNVQVKLLQVMEEKSFIPVGGLRPHQANVRFIAATHRNLEKAVEEGEFRADLFYRIHIFPIYIPPLRERKEDIPLLMERFLKTKQIESDRITPEAMRKLLSHSFPGNVRELENILERALILAGSQSIDPEHLPGVTSAEGKGFHSDKHLFRLPDEGLSLEALERDLIIQALEKADGNKSRAARLLGLTRRTLYSRMEKHNLKS
- a CDS encoding alkaline phosphatase family protein → MKRSGILTVLAALLLLGVLLPPIFVQLQGAGDSPPSKVVVLGFDGADARLVEQWMDEGLLPHLDRLRKEGSYSRLLPTNPPQTPVSWSTFATGLDPGRTTIFDFLKRDPRTYFPDFAMISLKEEPFLYGEKNPKILGLIAGGAVALVLFILGLIIIRRFLIVLPIALILGAAVYVFGSGFIAENIPVKKPLPVNNRQGIPFWDVAGQHQIKSTVIRVPASFPPGPYPNGRILSGLGVPDIRGTFGTYSYYTSEIFDFETNTEKGGKVIPLDVYPGVESVETFLYGPFNKLFPEPPEIDIPLSLSFDWDQKTTTIEVAGKSIQLQPGGWSDWVPLTFPINSLIKVRGISRFYLIGMEPDFKLYMSSVNFDPKDPVFDITYPSGFSKEIYDEIGYWKTLGWALDTWAMDEEVIDEDAFLHDTYDVTVAKFEEILHTFLETPDEQLYVQVFYFTDRVAHMFWRLMDTEHPAYNKELADKFGDAILVAYQKMDDIVGWTMDRLPEDGAILICSDHGFSTWKWSFNINTWLRQNGFLALKNDTDSDLKNLDDLFVSGTFWENVDWDRTRAYALGLGCIYINLLGREANGIVTPGAEYEELCAEITAKLEAFVDPETGICPVHKVFNRKDIYSDFDANLIPDLRAGNNLGYRVSWQTSLGGVPKDLFEIHTDKWSGDHCSLSPELVKGIFFSNWKFQEEREPQIGDLCPTVLNLLSVPVPDRLDSQAILLAPATP